From the genome of Muricauda sp. SCSIO 64092, one region includes:
- a CDS encoding phage antirepressor N-terminal domain-containing protein, with the protein MRFWINKYRQYHLYLTCSIQCENMKTHQKFLEFNGNKIVFISVDGTYWIALKPICEALNIEYTRSFKNVKNDPILAPELAVQPMQVCKNGKSQLRNVTCIPEKYIYGWIFSLRSESKDLIEYKKTCYELLYNHFHGTITNRKELLMERITVDTEIANLKLEMKEQSDNFKKLQNLQTKRKQLSTQLNGMDKELIKQPELFQN; encoded by the coding sequence ATGAGATTTTGGATCAATAAATATCGCCAATATCACTTATATTTGACATGTTCAATACAATGCGAAAATATGAAAACTCACCAAAAATTTCTTGAATTCAACGGAAACAAAATTGTTTTTATCAGTGTTGACGGCACCTATTGGATTGCTCTTAAACCAATTTGTGAGGCGTTAAACATTGAATATACCAGGTCATTTAAAAACGTAAAAAACGACCCGATTTTGGCACCTGAATTGGCTGTACAGCCTATGCAGGTTTGTAAAAATGGCAAATCACAGCTACGAAACGTAACCTGCATTCCAGAGAAATATATCTATGGATGGATTTTTTCTTTGAGGTCAGAAAGCAAGGATTTGATTGAATATAAAAAGACATGCTACGAATTACTTTACAATCACTTCCACGGCACCATCACCAACAGAAAAGAGTTGTTGATGGAACGCATTACAGTTGATACTGAGATTGCAAACCTTAAACTTGAAATGAAAGAACAAAGCGACAACTTCAAAAAACTCCAAAACCTCCAGACCAAAAGAAAACAGCTCTCCACTCAACTGAATGGTATGGATAAAGAGCTCATCAAACAACCTGAGTTGTTCCAGAATTAG